A single genomic interval of Dromiciops gliroides isolate mDroGli1 chromosome 1, mDroGli1.pri, whole genome shotgun sequence harbors:
- the LOC122735577 gene encoding mucin-12-like isoform X2 — MEKLLQLVEGMHIEEMSSHQTLQPEPPRAQKRPLSPQAGLSSPKRKVVPRLEEKEPETVQGIDESKKEEKKKDIAGAGIERGASQAHSIRWPVESKNKYVHISLGDQDESPEFSQTGLALTETKLAATEMLSNTGDGATSSLSTRCSETKSVSAEIMHELSDDFSESEDSDTESLSSQCSDKRLTFIDIKSMATEILGESVETDKRAVSTKSELAGKGMLSESVAPDTGSSDSKCSDSKLAPPEGKATAKSVMPDHGSPDTNLLSSEPSETSTISLEDKAVPTKMLSEKVTPTTSGLSSQRSETRHDSPERKAVVSEVSESVSAAPSVSSDDGSETRCVSPERKPLVTEMSQTVSSDPSVSSESCESKCTSLESQSVATGKLSEAVAPDPSASSAEGLKTKRPSHKSKPVVTGELTESISPTSSILGSEESETRSVSPESKPLVSGRLSETVSPASSILASEDSETRGASPESKAIVGKMLSETLPRAPNVLTPECSEARCTSSESKPVVGELLSEKVSLPPVVLSSKCLETECAPAESKPVVSRTCSGTVSPVPKVLSTECSEARCLSSETKPVVTGMVSETRSLAPDVSCGECSDSVDIKPVVARIIPERLSPPISISSTEYSDAGYTSPERKPVVTGVAPGRLSPPISISSTEYSEASCASPEESKPIVSGLFPEVLSPAISISSEFSEGAYFCTDRKPIVAGTFSERLSLDTCASVSECSETSGTSPERKPIVAERVAARMSPAPIVLSSECSETSYASPERKPLVAGRYVERLSPSTSALYTEFSESSRFFSETRPAAAGEYSGRLSPDTGSFSSESSEASGASPERKPVIGRVYPGRLSPPISISSTEYSDPGGASPERKPIVSGLFSRRLSSPISISSTEYSDMGGASPERKPVISELLSERVRPVQTVLSSVCSDDRCISPETKPVVSGIFSGTLFSATSILASEGSESRCTSPENKPTVSGLFSETGSLPPDVLSTSCLDARCVSPGSKPVEGTMFSETLFSGTSILASEGSESRSISPENKPTVSGMFSETLFSGPSILASEGSGTRCTSPENKPVVTGMFSETLSPPPNIFSSESLDTRCISPENKPVVTGMFSETLSPPINIFSSESSDTRCVSPESKPVVTGLLSGRLSPPISISSTEYSDTECASPERKPVVGEMLSERLSPPISISSTEYSDTECASPERKPIVTGLFSERLPPTSSILPSLCSEIKFASIQNKPSVSGLFPEGLSPSTSFFTSQYSDTRCTSPDSKPVMARLFPQATSLLPSRYFETSDDSSESKAAETGRLSPCTSLFSSQSSETRFSSTERLPPISSLLPELVDPTTFILAAQCPGLRFASSENNPEGSAPSPEGLSPATGFVYPPSSETRAASSENNPEVSEVFSERLSPTTGIVSSLCFEKILASTGSKPVVSRMFSESMFPATGFLYPPESDPAVSGIFSERLSPATGIMSSLCFLTIFASTESKSIVSTVFSESVSPTTGIVSSLCFVIILASTESDLAIIGVFSEGLSPSTGITFRPCSETGAALTDSNSAGTGVFSGSLSPTGGITFPPCSETEAALTDSNSAGTGVFSGSLSPTAGITFPPCSETGAALTDSNPVGTGVVSEKPSPTAGITFPPCSEKGAALTDSNSAGTGVFSGSLSPTAECVSPSTGITFPPCSETGAALTDSGPVGTGVVSEKPSPTAGISFPPCLETGADSTGSDTTGIGMLSKSLSPTAESVSPSTDISFPPCLETGADLTGSDTTGIGMLSKSLSPTADISFPPCLETGADLTGSDTTGIRMLSKSLSPTADISFPPCLETGADLTGSDTTGIGMLSKSLSPTAGISFPPCLETGADLTGSDTTGIGMLSKSLSPTADISFPPCLETGADSTGSDTTGIGMLSKSLSPTADISFPPCLETGADSTGSDTTGIGMLSKSLSPTADISFPPCLETGADLTGSDTTGIGMLSKSLSPTADISFPPCLETGADSTGSDTTGIGMLSKSLSPTADISFPPCLETGADLAGSDTTGIGMLSERLSPIADISFPPCLETGADLAGSDTTGIGMLSDRLSPTADISFPPCLETGADLTGSDTTGIGMLSERLSPTADEAAMRTALPDDN; from the exons AAACTCCTCCAGCTGGTAGAAGGCATGCATATAGAGGAGATGTCTTCCCACCAGACGCTCCAGCCGGAGCCCCCCAGAGCTCAGAAGCGTCCCCTCTCACCACAGGctggcctgagctctcccaaaagGAAAGTTGTCCCTAGGTTGGAGGAGAAGGAGCCTGAGACTGTGCAAGGTATAGATGAGagtaagaaagaggagaaaaagaaagatattgcaggCGCTGGAATAGAGCGGGGAGCCTCACAAGCTCACTCTATCAGATGGCCGgtagaaagcaaaaataaatatgtgCACATCAGTTTGGGTGACCAAGATGAGAGCCCTGAGTTTTCTCAAACAGGATTAGCTTTAACAGAGACCAAGCTTGCGGCAACTGAAATGTTATCAAATACTGGGGATGGTGCTACAAGTAGCTTGTCTACTCGGTGTTCGGAAACAAAATCTGTTTCCGCAGAGATCATGCATGAATTAAGTGATGACTTTTCAGAGAGTGAGGATTCTGACACAGAGAGCTTGTCGTCTCAGTGTTCTGACAAAAGGCTTACTTTCATAGACATCAAGTCTATGGCAACTGAAATATTAGGAGAAAGTGTGGAGACTGATAAGAGGGCTGTTTCTACAAAAAGTGAGCTTGCCGGAAAGGGAATGTTGTCAGAGAGCGTGGCTCCTGACACAGGTAGCTCGGATTCTAAGTGTTCTGATTCGAAATTGGCTCCCCCCGAGGGAAAGGCTACGGCAAAGAGTGTAATGCCAGACCATGGGTCTCCTGATACAAATCTCTTGTCCTCTGAGCCTTCGGAAACTAGTACTATTTCCCTAGAGGACAAGGCTGTGCCAACCAAAATGTTATCAGAAAAGGTAACCCCCACCACAAGTGGTTTGTCTTCCCAGCGTTCAGAAACTAGGCATGATTCCCCCGAGAGAAAGGCTGTAGTATCTGAAGTGTCAGAGAGTGTGTCTGCAGCCCCCAGTGTGTCGTCTGATGACGGCTCGGAAACTAGATGTGTTTCCCCTGAGAGGAAGCCTCTAGTAACCGAAATGTCACAGACAGTGTCTTCTGACCCTAGTGTTTCGTCTGAGTCTTGTGAAAGTAAATGTACTTCCTTAGAAAGTCAATCTGTGGCAACAGGAAAGTTATCAGAGGCAGTGGCTCCTGACCCAAGTGCCTCATCTGCTGAGGGTCTGAAGACTAAACGTCCTTCCCATAAGAGCAAGCCTGTAGTAACTGGCGAGCTCACAGAGTCAATATCTCCAACCTCAAGTATCTTGGGCTCAGAGGAATCGGAGACTAGAAGTGTCTCCCCTGAGAGCAAACCCTTAGTAAGTGGAAGGCTCTCAGAGACAGTGTCTCCAGCCTCAAGCATCTTGGCCTCTGAGGATTCAGAGACAAGAGGTGCCTCCCCTGAGAGCAAGGCTATAGTAGGCAAAATGCTCTCAGAGACCTTGCCTAGAGCCCCAAATGTTTTGACTCCTGAATGTTCTGAGGCTAGATGCACTTCCTCTGAGAGCAAGCCAGTAGTAGGTGAATTGCTCTCAGAGAAAGTGTCTCTACCCCCAGTTGTCCTGTCTTCAAAATGTTTGGAGACTGAGTGTGCACCGGCAGAAAGCAAACCTGTTGTTAGTAGAACGTGCTCGGGGACAGTGTCacctgtcccaaaagtcttgtcTACTGAATGTTCTGAGGCTagatgcctttcctctgagaccaAGCCAGTAGTAACTGGAATGGTCTCAGAGACTAGGTCTCTAGCCCCAGATGTCTCGTGTGGTGAATGTTCGGATTCCGTAGACATCAAACCAGTAGTAGCTAGAATTATACCGGAAAGACTTTCACCACCCATAAGCATTTCATCCACAGAATATTCTGATGCTGGATATACTTCCCCAGAGAGGAAGCCAGTAGTAACTGGTGTGGCCCCTGGGAGACTATCTCCACCTATAAGCATTTCATCAACTGAATATTCGGAGGCAAGCTGTGCTTCCCCCGAGGAGAGCAAGCCCATAGTATCTGGCTTGTTCCCAGAAGTACTATCTCCAGCTATAAGTATCTCCTCCGAGTTTTCGGAGGGTGCCTATTTTTGCACAGATAGAAAGCCCATAGTAGCGGGCACGTTTTCAGAAAGACTGTCTCTGGACACTTGTGCCTCAGTCTCTGAATGTTCAGAGACTAGCGGTACTTCCCCAGAGAGGAAGCCCATAGTAGCAGAACGTGTAGCAGCAAGAATGTCACCAGCTCCAATTGTCTTGTCCTCTGAGTGTTCAGAGACAAGCTATGCTTCCCCAGAAAGGAAGCCATTAGTAGCTGGAAGGTACGTAGAAAGACTATCACCGTCCACAAGTGCCTTATACACGGAGTTTTCTGAGAGCAGCAGGTTTTTCTCAGAGACCAGACCTGCAGCAGCCGGAGAGTACTCAGGAAGGCTGTCTCCAGACACTGGTAGCTTTTCTTCAGAAAGTTCGGAGGCCAGCGGTGCTTCCCCGGAAAGGAAGCCTGTCATAGGGAGAGTGTACCCAGGGAGATTGTCACCGCCTATCAGCATCTCATCCACAGAATATTCCGATCCTGGAGGTGCTTCCCCTGAAAGGAAGCCTATAGTAAGTGGGCTGTTCTCAAGGAGACTGTCTTCTCCCATCAGCATTTCATCTACCGAATATTCTGATATGGGAGGTGCATCTCCTGAAAGGAAGCCTGTCATAAGTGAACTGTTGTCAGAAAGAGTTCGTCCAGTCCAAACTGTTTTGTCCAGTGTATGTTCTGATGATAGATGTATCTCCCCTGAAACTAAACCCGTTGTAAGTGGAATATTTTCAGGGACCCTGTTTTCAGCTACCAGCATCTTGGCCTCTGAGGGTTCAGAGTCTAGATGCACTTCCCCTGAGAACAAGCCCACAGTAAGTGGATTGTTCTCAGAGACAGGGTCTCTACCCCCGGATGTGTTGTCTACTTCGTGTTTAGATGCTAGATGTGTGTCTCCTGGAAGTAAACCCGTAGAAGGTACCATGTTTTCTGAAACCCTTTTTTCAGGGACAAGCATCTTGGCCTCCGAGGGTTCAGAATCTAGAAGTATTTCTCCAGAGAACAAGCCCACAGTTAGTGGGATGTTCTCAGAAACCCTCTTTTCAGGCCCAAGCATCTTGGCCTCTGAGGGTTCAGGGACCAGGTGCACGTCCCCAGAGAACAAACCAGTAGTAACTGGGATGTTCTCAGagaccctctccccacccccaaacatctTCTCCTCCGAAAGCTTGGACACTCGCTGCATTTCACCCGAGAACAAACCAGTTGTAACTGGGATGTTCTCAGAGACATTATCACCACCTATAAAcatcttttcttcagagagctcgGACACTAGGTGCGTTTCTCCAGAGAGCAAGCCAGTAGTAACTGGCTTGCTCTCAGGGAGACTCTCACCACCCATTAGCATTTCATCTACCGAATATTCTGACACTGAATGTGCTTCCCCTGAGAGGAAGCCGGTAGTAGGTGAAATGCTATCAGAGAGACTCTCACCACCCATTAGCATTTCATCCACCGAATATTCTGACACCGAATGTGCTTCCCCAGAAAGGAAGCCCATAGTGACTGGACTTTTTTCAGAAAGACTGCCTCCAACTTCAAGCATTCTCCCCTCCTTGTGTTCCGAAATAAAATTTGCTTCAATACAAAACAAGCCTTCAGTATCTGGACTATTTCCTGAAGGCTTGTCTCCATCTACAAGTTTCTTTACCTCTCAATATTCTGATACAAGATGTACCTCTCCTGACAGCAAACCTGTAATGGCCAGACTGTTTCCACAGGCCACGAGTCTCTTGCCTTCTCGGTATTTTGAGACCTCAGATGACTCTTCAGAAAGCAAGGCTGCAGAGACTGGAAGACTATCTCCATGCACAAGTCTCTTTTCTTCTCAGAGTTCTGAGACAAGATTTTCTTCTACTGAGAGGCTGCCTCCTATATCTAGCCTGTTACCAGAGCTTGTGGATCCTACCACATTTATCCTGGCTGCTCAGTGTCCTGGCTTAAGGTTTGCCTCATCAGAGAACAATCCTGAAGGATCTGCACCATCCCCAGAAGGGCTCTCCCCTGCGACAGGTTTTGTGTACCCTCCATCTTCTGAGACAAGAGCTGCTTCATCAGAGAACAATCCTGAAGTCTCTGAAGTGTTCTCAGAAAGATTGTCTCCGACAACAGGTATTGTGTCCTCTCTATGTTTTGAAAAAATACTTGCTTCCACAGGGAGCAAGCCTGTAGTATCCAGAATGTTCTCAGAGAGTATGTTTCCTGCCACAGGTTTCCTGTATCCTCCAGAAAGTGATCCTGCAGTATCTGGCATTTTCTCAGAAAGACTGTCTCCAGCAACAGGTATTATGTCCTCTCTATGTTTTCTGACAATATTTGCTTCCACAGAGAGCAAGTCTATAGTATCCACAGTGTTCTCAGAAAGCGTCTCTCCCACCACAGGTATTGTGTCTTCTCTATGTTTTGTCATAATCTTGGCTTCCACAGAGAGTGATCTTGCAATAATTGGAGTGTTCTCAGAGGGACTGTCTCCTTCCACAGGCATCACATTCCGTCCATGTTCAGAGACAGGAGCTGCTTTGACAGACAGCAATTCTGCAGGAACTGGAGTGTTTTCAGGGAGCCTGTCTCCTACAGGAG GTATCACATTCCCTCCATGTTCAGAGACAGAAGCTGCTTTGACAGACAGCAATTCTGCAGGAACTGGAGTGTTTTCAGGGAGCCTGTCTCCTACAGCAG GTATCACATTCCCTCCATGTTCAGAGACAGGAGCTGCTTTGACAGACAGCAATCCTGTAGGAACTGGAGTAGTGTCAGAAAAACCATCTCCTACAGCAG GTATCACATTCCCTCCATGTTCAGAGAAAGGAGCTGCTTTGACAGACAGCAATTCTGCAGGAACTGGAGTGTTTTCAGGGAGCCTGTCTCCTACAGCAG AGTGTGTGTCTCCTTCCACAGGTATCACATTCCCTCCATGTTCAGAGACAGGAGCTGCTTTGACAGACAGCGGTCCTGTAGGAACTGGAGTAGTGTCAGAAAAACCATCTCCTACAGCGG GTATCTCATTCCCTCCATGTTTGGAGACAGGTGCTGATTCAACAGGAAGTGATACCACAGGAATTGGAATGCTGTCAAAGAGTCTATCTCCTACAGCAG AGAGTGTGTCTCCTTCCACAGATATCTCATTCCCTCCATGTTTGGAGACAGGTGCTGATTTAACAGGAAGTGATACCACAGGAATTGGAATGCTGTCAAAGAGTCTATCTCCTACAGCAG ATATCTCATTCCCTCCATGTTTGGAGACAGGTGCTGATTTAACAGGAAGTGATACCACAGGAATTAGAATGCTGTCAAAGAGTCTATCTCCTACAGCAG ATATCTCATTCCCTCCATGTTTGGAGACAGGTGCTGATTTAACAGGAAGTGATACCACAGGAATTGGAATGCTGTCAAAGAGTCTATCTCCTACAGCGG GTATCTCATTCCCTCCATGTTTGGAGACAGGTGCTGATTTAACAGGAAGTGATACCACAGGAATTGGAATGCTGTCAAAGAGTCTATCTCCTACAGCAG ATATCTCATTCCCTCCATGTTTGGAGACAGGTGCTGATTCAACAGGAAGTGATACCACAGGAATTGGAATGCTGTCAAAGAGTCTATCTCCTACAGCAG ATATCTCATTCCCTCCATGTTTGGAGACAGGTGCTGATTCAACAGGAAGTGATACCACAGGAATTGGAATGCTGTCAAAGAGTCTATCTCCTACAGCAG ATATCTCATTCCCTCCATGTTTGGAGACAGGTGCTGATTTAACAGGAAGTGATACCACAGGAATTGGAATGCTGTCAAAGAGTCTATCTCCTACAGCAG ATATCTCATTCCCTCCATGTTTGGAGACAGGTGCTGATTCAACAGGAAGTGATACCACAGGAATTGGAATGCTGTCAAAGAGTCTATCTCCTACAGCAG ATATCTCATTCCCTCCATGTTTGGAGACAGGTGCTGATTTAGCAGGAAGTGATACCACAGGAATTGGAATGCTTTCAGAGAGACTGTCTCCTATAGCAG ATATCTCATTCCCTCCATGTTTGGAGACAGGTGCTGATTTAGCAGGAAGTGATACCACAGGAATTGGAATGCTGTCAGACAGACTATCTCCTACAGCAG ATATCTCATTCCCTCCATGTTTGGAGACAGGTGCTGATTTAACAGGAAGTGATACCACAGGAATTGGAATGCTTTCAGAGAGACTGTCTCCTACAGCAG ATGAAGCAGCAATGCGGACAGCGCTACCTGACGATAATTAA